The Henckelia pumila isolate YLH828 chromosome 2, ASM3356847v2, whole genome shotgun sequence genome includes a window with the following:
- the LOC140878543 gene encoding increased DNA methylation 1-like: MKDHGFSKFRIKDNTIIICDQCDREYHVCCLKKQNIANLEILPEDDWFCCIECNNINSTLKELVEAGEQMLPPNIGSFMNKKFEEHGLQHNPELEIIRWRLFKGKKASEVTRVWLSGAVNIFHECFEPIVVPSNSSHDLIPNMVYGRKVKDQDFCGMYCAILTANSVAVSAGIIRIFGSEVAELPLVATRPDCQGKGYFQSLFFCIEKLLSHLNVKNLVLPAAHEAESMWRKKFGFENLGPEQLDQYMKSYPMMAFEGTSFLHKPIVQGRFDKLWKLPPKFLVL, encoded by the exons ATGAA GGATCATGGGTTCAGCAAGTTCAGAATAAAAGACAACACAATAATCATATGTGATCAG TGTGACAGGGAATATCACGTTTGTTGTCTGAAGAAGCAAAATATTGCTAATTTAGAG ATATTGCCAGAAGATGACTGGTTTTGTTGCATAGAATGCAACAATATCAACTCCACTCTGAAGGAGTTGGTAGAGGCTGGAGAACAAATGCTCCCTCCaaatattggaagcttcatgaataaaaaatttgagGAGCATGGTTTACAACATAATCCAGAGCTTGAAATAATCAGATGGAGGCTTTTTAAAGGGAAAAAAGCTTCTGAAGTCACCAGGGTGTGGCTTTCTGGTGCtgttaatatttttcat GAATGTTTTGAACCGATTGTTGTTCCCAGCAATAGCAGTCATGATCTTATTCCGAACATGGTTTATGG GAGGAAGGTCAAGGATCAAGATTTCTGTGGCATGTATTGTGCCATTTTGACAGCAAA CTCTGTTGCGGTGTCCGCTGGAATTATTCGAATATTTGGTTCGGAGGTAGCAGAGCTTCCCTTAGTTGCAACAAGACCTGATTGCCAGGGCAAG GGATACTTCCAATCTCTCTTCTTTTGCATTGAGAAGCTTCTTTCACACCTCAATGTCAAAAATCTTGTGCTTCCTGCTGCCCATGAAGCAGAATCAATGTGGAGAAAGAAATTTGGTTTCGAAAACCTTGGCCCGGAACAG TTGGATCAATACATGAAGAGTTACCCCATGATGGCATTTGAAGGGACATCGTTTTTGCACAAACCAATA GTTCAGGGGAGATTTGATAAGTTGTGGAAATTGCCCCCAAAGTTTCTTGTGTTGTAG